A window of the Oncorhynchus mykiss isolate Arlee chromosome 15, USDA_OmykA_1.1, whole genome shotgun sequence genome harbors these coding sequences:
- the LOC110490651 gene encoding DNA-(apurinic or apyrimidinic site) endonuclease-like yields MSKRAKKNEQEAGDGDHDNGTAPAAKKGKKVKEPEAPILYSDPPDKMNSKDGRAANMKITSWNVDGLRAWVKKKGLDWVRDEAPDVLCLQETKCAEKSLPDEITSMPEFPHKYWAGSDEKEGYSGVAMLCKTEPLKVTYGIGKEEHDKEGRVITAEFPTFFLVTAYVPNSGRGLVRLDYRKTWDVEFKAYLSDLDKRKPLVLCGDLNVAHEEIDLKNSKGNKKNAGFTAEEREGFNQLLAAGFTDSFRELYPEQANAYTFWTYMMNSRSKNVGWRLDYFVLSSALLPGLCDSKIRNQAMGSDHCPITLHMVV; encoded by the exons ATGTCGAAAAGAGCGAAGAAAAATGAGCAGGAGGCTGGAGATGGTGACCATGACAACGGCACAG CTCCCGCTGCCAAGAAAGGAAAGAAGGTCAAGGAACCAGAGGCTCCCATTCTGTACAGTGACCCTCCTGATAAGATGAACAGCAAAGATGGTCGTGCTGCTAATATGAAGATCACCTCCTGGAATGTGGATGGGCTCAGAGCTTGGGTCAAGAAGAAGGGCCTTGAT TGGGTGCGTGACGAGGCCCCAGATGTGCTGTGCCTGCAGGAGACGAAGTGCGCTGAGAAGTCCCTTCCTGATGAAATCACCTCCATGCCTGAGTTCCCCCACAAGTACTGGGCTGGCTCTGATGAGAAGGAGGGCTATAGCGGGGTAGCTATGCTGTGCAAGACTGAGCCCCTCAAAGTTACCTATGGCATAG GTAAAGAGGAGCATGATAAGGAGGGCCGTGTTATCACTGCTGAGTTCCCCACCTTCTTCCTGGTCACCGCCTACGTGCCCAACTCTGGCCGAGGCCTGGTGCGCCTGGACTATCGCAAGACCTGGGACGTGGAGTTCAAGGCCTACCTGAGCGACCTGGACAAGCGCAAGCCCCTGGTGCTGTGTGGCGATCTGAACGTGGCCCACGAGGAGATCGACCTGAAGAACTCCAAAGGCAATAAAAAAAACGCAGGCTTCACAGCAGAGGAGCGTGAGGGCTTCAATCAGCTGCTGGCTGCAGGCTTCACCGACAGCTTCCGCGAGCTGTACCCCGAGCAGGCCAATGCGTACACCTTCTGGACCTACATGATGAACTCTCGCTCTAAGAACGTAGGCTGGCGTCTGGACTACTTTGTGCTGTCCTCTGCTCTACTGCCAGGCCTTTGTGATAGCAAGATCCGCAACCAAGCTATGGGCAGTGACCACTGCCCCATCACTCTGCACATGGTTGTGTAG
- the LOC110490645 gene encoding probable tRNA N6-adenosine threonylcarbamoyltransferase: MTVVIGFEGSANKIGVGIVRDGEVLSNPRRTYITPPGQGFLPSETARHHRSVILTVLKEALEEAGLKPADVDCVAYTKGPGMGAPLVTVALVARTVAQLWGKPLLGVNHCIGHIEMGRLITQANNPTVLYVSGGNTQVIAYSERRYRIFGETIDIAVGNCLDRFARVIKISNDPSPGYNIEQMAKKGTQYVELPYTVKGMDVSFSGILSYIEEAAGKMLKYNQCTAEDLCFSLQETLFSMLVEITERAMAHCSSQEVLIVGGVGCNLRLQEMMGVMCKERGAKLFATDESFCIDNGAMIAQAGWEMFRSGQTTELSDSWITQRYRTDEVEVTWRD; this comes from the exons ATGACTGTAGTGATTGGATTTGAGGGTAGTGCCAACAAGATTGGTGTGGGCATTGTGAGGGATGGGGAAGTACTCTCAAACCCCAGACGCACCTACATTACACCCCCTGGTCAAG GGTTCCTGCCTAGTGAGACAGCCAGACATCACCGCAGTGTCATCCTAACAGTTCTGAAGGAGGCGCTGGAGGAGGCAGGGCTGAAGCCTGCTGACGTTGATTGCGTGGCATACACAAAGG GACCAGGGATGGGTGCCCCCTTGGTGACAGTGGCTCTGGTGGCGCGCACAGTGGCCCAGCTGTGGGGGAAGCCTCTCCTGGGTGTCAACCACTGTATTGGCCACATTGAGATGGGCCGCCTCATCACTCAAGCCAATAACCCCACTGTGCTCTATGTCAGTGGGGGTAACACACAG GTGATTGCATACTCTGAGCGGCGCTACAGGATATTTGGTGAGACCATCGACATTGCAGTGGGCAACTGCCTGGACAGGTTTGCCAGGGTGATAAAG ATTTCCAATGATCCCAGCCCTGGGTACAACATTGAGCAGATGGCCAAGAA AGGTACACAGTATGTGGAGCTTCCATACACGGTGAAGGGGATGGACGTGTCATTCTCTGGGATTCTATCCTATATCGAG GAAGCAGCTGGGAAGATGTTGAAATATAATCAGTGTACAGCAGAAGACCTGTGCTTCTCCCTACAG GAGACCCTGTTTTCCATGCTGGTGGAGATCACAGAGAGGGCCATGGCTCACTGCAGCTCCCAGGAAGTGCTCATCGTTGGAGGCGTTGGCT GTAATCTGCGTCTGCAGGAGATGATGGGAGTCATGTGCAAGGAGAGGGGTGCAAAGCTCTTTGCTACAGATGAGAG CTTTTGTATCGATAATGGAGCAATGATTGCACAGGCTGGCTGGGAGATGTTCCGATCCGGTCAGACAACTGAGCTGTCAGACTCATGGATCACTCAAAG GTACAGAACAGATGAAGTGGAGGTGACCTGGAGAGATTGA
- the si:dkey-14k9.3 gene encoding C2H2-type zinc finger protein isoform X2, translating to MDSEFSAADNAGLPLLSLCLLVPPIQLMSASIWQVVQQRDAMNYAMLAEFVSLVTEMVPELLIYRHRAQLILGLRARHILELCRSEHPVEPQVILTQLYMIQPLTHFSNDVSDTEVESSETHFLELVQTLLKDPDEREHFFTEIFPVEYGPQYDIELQTLLWEFLSRLVQLLPTPDLAQTMAWLGTAPSVLDDCAHVISHPADLKSLLQHHKRLGHLEQHVPPCAMGDFILSSLSIPPHSRTMISTEQTTCDNQSEPLEEFVDDFDVEIVTLTDYEEVELGLSQEEVEDGNDDEGQTMEDKEEEPKETPAEEVEEEEKVMEDHEEGDLESNSHLEEAENDPASSHHQTSSGPHICSVCEKSFKFASALIAHQVIHTGERPYVCHLCGRCFSFRQSLDRHKQTHKDGRVYDCLICGETFQSLSARTEHKKSHMEQGAYQCSQCHRKFNWASAMVRHLKAHTEGTEVKTQELTKSLKSEKEDIGIKEIVGEVAIEPPETDPVLEDGGKSCHNPQEGAGQSTSSEPAVLVPGLLDKVVTLVTVRTSGRKTKPTLKVQMVNLQKLKGKVATPKRTDGSLMNPQGFRPLHFKSEEHSYGSPVVSTKEGDTGWCPFINSDEASVQQHIETNHSGEAQEDAPSAPHQTGQAGHYDCPDCNSSYKFQSLLRYHRRVHTGERPYVCPQCGRRFSFKQSLERHGQTHKDGRKHDCLICGQNFKSLSAYTEHKKNHMENGVYRCSECDRRFSWKSALVRHLRTHTENATEAELSYKCPRCDLGFSSSTYLNRHLLTHQEERLHVCSCGKNFAYKAALTAHQRTHLKERPHQCKQCGKGFLYKGGLVSHMKIHSQEMPFMCSFCGKSFKRERNMKKHERCHTRENVFSCSQCDKTFVYKATLTRHELTHSGERPFLCSDCGKGFFSHAELLKHERFHTGHKPFQCSHCGKQFTQSCYLTIHLRYHTGVRPYSCTHCDKSFLSANRLKRHLRTHTGEKPYLCSECGKGFKQSYHLKMHQQTHATKIY from the exons ATGGACTCTGAATTTTCGGCAGCGGACAATGCAG gtctccctctcctctccctctgcctcttggTTCCACCCATTCAGCTTATGTCCGCGTCCATATGGCAGGTGGTGCAACAGCGAGATGCCATGAATTATGCAATGCTGGCAGAGTTTGTCTCCCTGGTGACAGAGATGGTCCCTGAGTTGCTGATCTATAGGCACAGggcccaacttattttgggattGCGAGCAAGG CACATTCTGGAGTTGTGTCGCAGTGAGCATCCTGTAGAACCTCAGGTCATCTTAACCCAGCTGTACATGATTCAACCACTTACCCACTTCAGTAATGAT GTAAGTGACACAGAGGTGGAGTCGTCAGAGACTCATTTTCTGGAGCTGGTCCAGACCCTGCTTAAAGACCCTGATGAGAGAGAGCATTTTTTCACA GAGATATTCCCAGTGGAGTATGGACCACAATATGACATCGAGCTGCAGACTCTACTGTGGGAGTTCCTGTCCAGATTGGTTCAACTGTTACCGACCCCTGACCTCGCACAG ACAATGGCATGGCTCGGTACTGCCCCCTCAGTCTTGGATGATTGTGCCCATGTTATATCTCATCCAGCAGATCTGAAGAGTCTTCTCCAGCACCATAAACGTCTTGGACATTTGGAGCAACATG TACCCCCCTGCGCCATGGGCGACttcatcctgtcctctctctccatcccgccACACAGTAGAACCATGATCAGCACTGAGCAGACCACCTGTGACAACCAGTCAGAACCCTTGGAGGAGTTTGTGGATGACTTCGATGTGGAAATTGTAACTCTGACTGATTATGAAGAGGTTGAACTAGGTTTGAgtcaggaggaggtggaggatgggaaCGATGACGAAGGACAGACCATGGAGGACAAGGAAGAAGAGCCTAAAGAAACGCCCGCTGAagaagtggaggaagaggagaaagtgATGGAGGACCATGAAGAGGGGGACTTGGAGAGCAACTCACATCTAGAAGAAGCTGAGAATGACCCAGCATCCTCCCATCACCAAACATCCTCTGGGCCCCACATCTGCTCTGTCTGTGAGAAGAGCTTCAAGTTTGCCTCTGCACTAATAGCTCATCAGGTTATCCATACAGGAGAGCGCCCGTATGTGTGCCATCTGTGTGGACGGTGTTTCTCCTTCAGGCAGTCTCTGGACAGGCACAAACAGACACATAAGGATGGGCGCGTTTACGACTGTTTAATCTGTGGGGAGACCTTTCAGTCCTTGTCAGCCCGCACAGAGCACAAGAAGAGCCATATGGAGCAAGGCGCTTACCAGTGCTCACAGTGCCACAGGAAGTTCAACTGGGCGTCGGCCATGGTGAGACACCTGAAGGCTCACACAGAGGGCACTGAGGTCAAAACGCAGGAACTTACAAAAAGCCTGAAGTCTGAGAAAGAGGATATAGGGATTAAAGAGATTGTAGGAGAGGTGGCTATCGAACCCCCTGAAACAGACCCGGTGTTGGAGGATGGAGGGAAATCCTGTCACAATCCACAGGAAGGAGCGGGTCAGTCCACTTCATCTGAGCCTGCAGTGTTGGTGCCTGGACTTCTGGACAAGGTTGTAACACTTGTCACGGTCCGTACCAGTGGTAGGAAAACAAAACCGACCTTGAAGGTGCAGATGGTGAACCTGCAGAAGCTCAAGGGAAAGGTCGCCACCCCAAAGAGGACGGATGGAAGCTTGATGAACCCCCAGGGTTTCAGACCATTGCATTTTAAGAG TGAGGAACACTCCTATGGCTCACCAGTGGTCTCAACAAAGGAAGGAGATACAG GGTGGTGTCCATTCATCAACTCAGACGAGGCGTCCGTCCAGCAGCACATTGAGACGAACCACTCGGGGGAAGCGCAGGAAGACGCTCCGTCTGCTCCTCACCAAACAGGCCAAGCGGGACACTATGATTGCCCAGACTGTAACAGCAGCTACAAGTTTCAGTCCTTACTGAGATACCATCGGCGCGTCCACACCGGCGAGCGCCCATACGTGTGCCCTCAGTGCGGACGCCGCTTCTCCTTCAAGCAGTCACTGGAGAGGCACGGACAGACACACAAGGATGGGCGCAAGCATGACTGTCTGATCTGTGGGCAGAACTTCAAGTCCTTGTCAGCGTACACAGAGCACAAGAAGAACCACATGGAGAACGGTGTGTATCGGTGTTCGGAATGCGACCGGCGGTTCTCCTGGAAGTCTGCGCTGGTCAGACACCTCCGGACTCACACGGAGAACGCCACCGAGGCTGAGCTCTCTTACAAATGCCCAAGGTGTGACTTGGGATTCAGCAGTAGTACGTACCTTAACAGGCACCTGCTCACACACCAAGAGGAGAGGTTGCATGTCTGCAGCTGTGGCAAGAACTTTGCCTACAAGGCTGCTCTGACCGCACACCAGCGCACCCACCTGAAAGAGAGGCCACACCAGTGCaagcagtgtggaaagggtttcCTCTACAAGGGAGGGCTGGTAAGTCACATGAAGATCCACTCCCAAGAAATGCCTTTCATGTGCTCAttctgtgggaagagcttcaagagggagaggaacatgaaGAAACACGAACGCTGCCACACCAGGGAGAACGTGTTCAGCTGCTCGCAGTGCGACAAGACCTTTGTGTACAAGGCCACACTGACCAGGCACGAGCTAACCCACTCGGGGGAGAGACCGTTCCTGTGCTCCGATTGTGGCAAAGGGTTTTTCTCCCATGCGGAGCTTCTAAAGCATGAGCGCTTCCACACGGGCCACAAGCCGTTCCAGTGCTCCCACTGCGGGAAGCAGTTCACCCAGTCCTGCTACCTGACCATTCACCTGCGCTACCACACAGGGGTACGGCCTTACTCCTGCACCCATTGTGACAAGAGCTTTCTCAGCGCCAACCGTCTGAAGAGACACCTGAGaacccacacaggagagaaaccctaCCTGTGTTCAGAGTGTGGCAAAGGATTCAAACAGTCATATCACCTCAAGATGCACCAGCAGACTCATGCCACCAAGATTTACTGA
- the si:dkey-14k9.3 gene encoding C2H2-type zinc finger protein isoform X1: protein MDSEFSAADNAGLPLLSLCLLVPPIQLMSASIWQVVQQRDAMNYAMLAEFVSLVTEMVPELLIYRHRAQLILGLRARHILELCRSEHPVEPQVILTQLYMIQPLTHFSNDVSDTEVESSETHFLELVQTLLKDPDEREHFFTEIFPVEYGPQYDIELQTLLWEFLSRLVQLLPTPDLAQTMAWLGTAPSVLDDCAHVISHPADLKSLLQHHKRLGHLEQHVPPCAMGDFILSSLSIPPHSRTMISTEQTTCDNQSEPLEEFVDDFDVEIVTLTDYEEVELGLSQEEVEDGNDDEGQTMEDKEEEPKETPAEEVEEEEKVMEDHEEGDLESNSHLEEAENDPASSHHQTSSGPHICSVCEKSFKFASALIAHQVIHTGERPYVCHLCGRCFSFRQSLDRHKQTHKDGRVYDCLICGETFQSLSARTEHKKSHMEQGAYQCSQCHRKFNWASAMVRHLKAHTEGTEVKTQELTKSLKSEKEDIGIKEIVGEVAIEPPETDPVLEDGGKSCHNPQEGAGQSTSSEPAVLVPGLLDKVVTLVTVRTSGRKTKPTLKVQMVNLQKLKGKVATPKRTDGSLMNPQGFRPLHFKRVTLRLRCFYFKIEEHSYGSPVVSTKEGDTGWCPFINSDEASVQQHIETNHSGEAQEDAPSAPHQTGQAGHYDCPDCNSSYKFQSLLRYHRRVHTGERPYVCPQCGRRFSFKQSLERHGQTHKDGRKHDCLICGQNFKSLSAYTEHKKNHMENGVYRCSECDRRFSWKSALVRHLRTHTENATEAELSYKCPRCDLGFSSSTYLNRHLLTHQEERLHVCSCGKNFAYKAALTAHQRTHLKERPHQCKQCGKGFLYKGGLVSHMKIHSQEMPFMCSFCGKSFKRERNMKKHERCHTRENVFSCSQCDKTFVYKATLTRHELTHSGERPFLCSDCGKGFFSHAELLKHERFHTGHKPFQCSHCGKQFTQSCYLTIHLRYHTGVRPYSCTHCDKSFLSANRLKRHLRTHTGEKPYLCSECGKGFKQSYHLKMHQQTHATKIY, encoded by the exons ATGGACTCTGAATTTTCGGCAGCGGACAATGCAG gtctccctctcctctccctctgcctcttggTTCCACCCATTCAGCTTATGTCCGCGTCCATATGGCAGGTGGTGCAACAGCGAGATGCCATGAATTATGCAATGCTGGCAGAGTTTGTCTCCCTGGTGACAGAGATGGTCCCTGAGTTGCTGATCTATAGGCACAGggcccaacttattttgggattGCGAGCAAGG CACATTCTGGAGTTGTGTCGCAGTGAGCATCCTGTAGAACCTCAGGTCATCTTAACCCAGCTGTACATGATTCAACCACTTACCCACTTCAGTAATGAT GTAAGTGACACAGAGGTGGAGTCGTCAGAGACTCATTTTCTGGAGCTGGTCCAGACCCTGCTTAAAGACCCTGATGAGAGAGAGCATTTTTTCACA GAGATATTCCCAGTGGAGTATGGACCACAATATGACATCGAGCTGCAGACTCTACTGTGGGAGTTCCTGTCCAGATTGGTTCAACTGTTACCGACCCCTGACCTCGCACAG ACAATGGCATGGCTCGGTACTGCCCCCTCAGTCTTGGATGATTGTGCCCATGTTATATCTCATCCAGCAGATCTGAAGAGTCTTCTCCAGCACCATAAACGTCTTGGACATTTGGAGCAACATG TACCCCCCTGCGCCATGGGCGACttcatcctgtcctctctctccatcccgccACACAGTAGAACCATGATCAGCACTGAGCAGACCACCTGTGACAACCAGTCAGAACCCTTGGAGGAGTTTGTGGATGACTTCGATGTGGAAATTGTAACTCTGACTGATTATGAAGAGGTTGAACTAGGTTTGAgtcaggaggaggtggaggatgggaaCGATGACGAAGGACAGACCATGGAGGACAAGGAAGAAGAGCCTAAAGAAACGCCCGCTGAagaagtggaggaagaggagaaagtgATGGAGGACCATGAAGAGGGGGACTTGGAGAGCAACTCACATCTAGAAGAAGCTGAGAATGACCCAGCATCCTCCCATCACCAAACATCCTCTGGGCCCCACATCTGCTCTGTCTGTGAGAAGAGCTTCAAGTTTGCCTCTGCACTAATAGCTCATCAGGTTATCCATACAGGAGAGCGCCCGTATGTGTGCCATCTGTGTGGACGGTGTTTCTCCTTCAGGCAGTCTCTGGACAGGCACAAACAGACACATAAGGATGGGCGCGTTTACGACTGTTTAATCTGTGGGGAGACCTTTCAGTCCTTGTCAGCCCGCACAGAGCACAAGAAGAGCCATATGGAGCAAGGCGCTTACCAGTGCTCACAGTGCCACAGGAAGTTCAACTGGGCGTCGGCCATGGTGAGACACCTGAAGGCTCACACAGAGGGCACTGAGGTCAAAACGCAGGAACTTACAAAAAGCCTGAAGTCTGAGAAAGAGGATATAGGGATTAAAGAGATTGTAGGAGAGGTGGCTATCGAACCCCCTGAAACAGACCCGGTGTTGGAGGATGGAGGGAAATCCTGTCACAATCCACAGGAAGGAGCGGGTCAGTCCACTTCATCTGAGCCTGCAGTGTTGGTGCCTGGACTTCTGGACAAGGTTGTAACACTTGTCACGGTCCGTACCAGTGGTAGGAAAACAAAACCGACCTTGAAGGTGCAGATGGTGAACCTGCAGAAGCTCAAGGGAAAGGTCGCCACCCCAAAGAGGACGGATGGAAGCTTGATGAACCCCCAGGGTTTCAGACCATTGCATTTTAAGAG agTGACACTGAGACTCCGATGTttttactttaaaat TGAGGAACACTCCTATGGCTCACCAGTGGTCTCAACAAAGGAAGGAGATACAG GGTGGTGTCCATTCATCAACTCAGACGAGGCGTCCGTCCAGCAGCACATTGAGACGAACCACTCGGGGGAAGCGCAGGAAGACGCTCCGTCTGCTCCTCACCAAACAGGCCAAGCGGGACACTATGATTGCCCAGACTGTAACAGCAGCTACAAGTTTCAGTCCTTACTGAGATACCATCGGCGCGTCCACACCGGCGAGCGCCCATACGTGTGCCCTCAGTGCGGACGCCGCTTCTCCTTCAAGCAGTCACTGGAGAGGCACGGACAGACACACAAGGATGGGCGCAAGCATGACTGTCTGATCTGTGGGCAGAACTTCAAGTCCTTGTCAGCGTACACAGAGCACAAGAAGAACCACATGGAGAACGGTGTGTATCGGTGTTCGGAATGCGACCGGCGGTTCTCCTGGAAGTCTGCGCTGGTCAGACACCTCCGGACTCACACGGAGAACGCCACCGAGGCTGAGCTCTCTTACAAATGCCCAAGGTGTGACTTGGGATTCAGCAGTAGTACGTACCTTAACAGGCACCTGCTCACACACCAAGAGGAGAGGTTGCATGTCTGCAGCTGTGGCAAGAACTTTGCCTACAAGGCTGCTCTGACCGCACACCAGCGCACCCACCTGAAAGAGAGGCCACACCAGTGCaagcagtgtggaaagggtttcCTCTACAAGGGAGGGCTGGTAAGTCACATGAAGATCCACTCCCAAGAAATGCCTTTCATGTGCTCAttctgtgggaagagcttcaagagggagaggaacatgaaGAAACACGAACGCTGCCACACCAGGGAGAACGTGTTCAGCTGCTCGCAGTGCGACAAGACCTTTGTGTACAAGGCCACACTGACCAGGCACGAGCTAACCCACTCGGGGGAGAGACCGTTCCTGTGCTCCGATTGTGGCAAAGGGTTTTTCTCCCATGCGGAGCTTCTAAAGCATGAGCGCTTCCACACGGGCCACAAGCCGTTCCAGTGCTCCCACTGCGGGAAGCAGTTCACCCAGTCCTGCTACCTGACCATTCACCTGCGCTACCACACAGGGGTACGGCCTTACTCCTGCACCCATTGTGACAAGAGCTTTCTCAGCGCCAACCGTCTGAAGAGACACCTGAGaacccacacaggagagaaaccctaCCTGTGTTCAGAGTGTGGCAAAGGATTCAAACAGTCATATCACCTCAAGATGCACCAGCAGACTCATGCCACCAAGATTTACTGA